A stretch of Spirochaeta cellobiosiphila DSM 17781 DNA encodes these proteins:
- a CDS encoding DEAD/DEAH box helicase codes for MRFTEFPFDEEILQGIEKAKFDNCTPVQEETFKNVIEGRDILAQSQTGTGKTAAFLISIFHLLRGLNKENPRAVVVAPTRELADQIEKECLLLGSNLPWTVGSFYGGVGYAKQEKLLQEHVNIIIGTPGRLLDFDKSKKLSFKDTDILVIDEADRMFDMGFYPDLRRILSRMRPSSDRKTLLFSATLNSRVGNIAWEFMNQPAEIVIEPEQVTVDAIEQELYHVSTDEKMSLLLGLLQKNKPDTVIIFSNTKHQTMKLAKRLEINGYQTEYLMGDLPQRKRLKILESMKKGNLPVLVATDVAARGLHINDLDLVVNFDLPNDVENYVHRIGRTARAGKSGKAISLACEKYVYSLEGIEKYIGMKIPVSWATDELYIEDKSKGVKIELDRRSGNQRTNSRDGRRDRNSNSRRKPIAPPIKKQDRAIQSLVSEVAAGSDAVPAKKAQDKPNRKTKSRKKEYSKSKRPEVKVAPAAKSSPVATRRVQKPKPRKGTETLDQRLEYYKKKYGENFKAEEINFKDKRSTRSKKGQVKEKKTFLGKIANLFSKKK; via the coding sequence ATGAGATTTACAGAATTTCCCTTTGATGAGGAAATATTACAAGGAATAGAAAAAGCCAAGTTTGATAATTGTACTCCCGTTCAAGAAGAAACCTTCAAAAACGTTATCGAAGGTCGGGATATACTCGCACAATCTCAAACAGGTACAGGAAAGACAGCAGCATTTTTGATTAGTATTTTTCATTTGTTGAGAGGATTGAATAAAGAGAATCCTCGAGCTGTTGTTGTTGCCCCTACCAGAGAATTGGCTGATCAGATCGAGAAAGAGTGTCTTCTTCTCGGTAGCAACCTACCATGGACTGTTGGTAGTTTTTATGGTGGAGTAGGATATGCCAAACAGGAAAAGTTACTTCAAGAGCATGTTAATATAATAATTGGTACTCCTGGACGACTTTTGGATTTTGATAAGTCGAAGAAGCTTAGCTTTAAAGATACGGATATTCTTGTTATTGATGAAGCTGACCGTATGTTTGATATGGGATTTTACCCTGATCTTAGACGTATTCTGTCAAGAATGCGACCTTCTTCTGATCGTAAGACTTTATTGTTTAGTGCTACACTTAACTCCCGTGTTGGCAATATTGCCTGGGAATTCATGAACCAACCTGCAGAGATCGTTATTGAGCCTGAACAGGTTACAGTCGACGCTATTGAACAGGAACTGTACCACGTTAGTACAGATGAAAAGATGTCCCTTCTCCTCGGACTTCTTCAAAAGAATAAACCTGATACTGTTATTATCTTCTCCAATACTAAGCACCAGACCATGAAGCTTGCCAAAAGGTTGGAAATCAACGGTTACCAGACGGAATACCTTATGGGGGATCTACCCCAGCGCAAAAGGCTTAAGATTCTGGAATCTATGAAGAAGGGTAACTTACCAGTTCTGGTTGCTACTGATGTGGCTGCCAGAGGTCTTCATATCAATGATTTGGATCTGGTTGTTAACTTCGACCTTCCTAATGATGTGGAAAATTACGTTCACCGAATCGGACGGACTGCCCGTGCTGGTAAATCTGGTAAGGCTATATCTTTAGCTTGTGAGAAATACGTTTATAGCCTGGAAGGTATTGAAAAATACATTGGAATGAAGATTCCTGTTTCCTGGGCCACAGATGAATTGTATATTGAAGATAAGAGTAAAGGTGTTAAGATCGAACTGGATCGAAGAAGTGGTAATCAACGTACCAATTCCAGAGATGGCAGAAGAGATCGAAATTCTAATAGTAGAAGAAAACCTATCGCTCCTCCTATCAAGAAGCAAGATAGAGCTATCCAGTCACTTGTTAGTGAAGTAGCCGCTGGTAGTGATGCTGTTCCTGCCAAGAAGGCTCAGGATAAGCCTAATCGCAAGACTAAGAGTAGGAAGAAGGAATATAGTAAGAGCAAAAGACCTGAGGTTAAGGTAGCACCAGCTGCCAAATCCAGTCCTGTTGCTACGAGACGGGTTCAAAAACCTAAACCTCGTAAGGGCACAGAGACTTTAGATCAGCGTCTAGAATACTATAAGAAGAAATATGGAGAAAATTTTAAAGCAGAAGAGATAAACTTTAAAGACAAAAGGTCTACTAGATCCAAGAAGGGTCAAGTGAAAGAGAAGAAGACTTTTCTGGGTAAAATAGCAAATCTTTTTTCCAAAAAGAAATAA
- a CDS encoding serine hydrolase: protein MCRKFKYTTVALQVLSGIIVNATSQTLIEFTNENLFDPLGIKKVKNTRINNKEEHLAFLKDKNVTGWVVDPVGINTAGWGLTLTTLDLLKLGELYLNEGVWDNNQIVSSERIRESTNEHSKWGDKPYGYLWWIIKGFGGNCFAVIGDGGNILFVYPEKEIVIAITSCFLP from the coding sequence ATTTGTAGAAAATTCAAATATACAACTGTAGCACTTCAGGTTCTATCGGGTATAATAGTTAATGCAACAAGCCAAACACTCATCGAATTTACTAATGAAAACCTTTTCGATCCTCTTGGAATTAAGAAAGTAAAAAATACAAGGATAAATAATAAAGAAGAGCATCTTGCTTTTCTTAAAGATAAAAATGTTACGGGTTGGGTTGTCGATCCGGTAGGAATTAATACTGCTGGATGGGGACTTACTCTTACGACTCTGGATTTATTAAAATTAGGAGAGTTGTACTTAAATGAGGGAGTGTGGGATAATAACCAAATAGTTTCATCTGAACGGATTAGGGAAAGTACAAACGAACATAGTAAATGGGGAGATAAACCATATGGTTATTTATGGTGGATTATTAAAGGATTTGGAGGAAATTGCTTTGCTGTCATTGGTGACGGTGGAAATATTCTTTTCGTATATCCAGAAAAAGAAATAGTTATTGCCATAACTTCTTGTTTTTTGCCATGA
- a CDS encoding integrase core domain-containing protein, which produces MGYRKGIELIFSRLGEQTDNCHIESFFGTLRYGCLDANHFSSIKNARQ; this is translated from the coding sequence ATGGGCTATAGAAAGGGAATCGAATTAATTTTCTCTAGACTAGGAGAACAAACTGATAATTGTCATATAGAAAGTTTTTTTGGCACACTACGCTATGGATGTCTAGATGCAAATCACTTTAGCTCAATAAAAAATGCTAGACAATAA
- the aroB gene encoding 3-dehydroquinate synthase produces the protein MKIFKVDLKKEVDNTYEIIVGWDLFERLICDLKDAGFSKVDKFALITDSMVSEIYGKELFEQLKENQFNVHFISFPAGEISKTRETKIYIENRMIEEGFGRDSCVIALGGGVVSDIAGFVAGTYARGIPFINYATTLLAAADASVGGKTAVDTPHATNLIGLFHQPEKVYIDLSMWKTLSKRHICNGLVETIKHAIIADDLFFNYLEENIDKVITLNRDTIEYIAYKNCEIKYRIVQADEHESNLRQVLNLGHTIGRALEAICDYRMYHGEAVAVGLVLQAKLALKYGYINSTHLKRIVNLFKKLNLPVSLPSYINKDELVNKIYTDKKVRKSNIKFVFQSGIGSMMQFEDGDYSKTIEESEIYSIIE, from the coding sequence ATGAAAATATTTAAGGTTGATTTAAAAAAAGAGGTGGATAACACATATGAAATTATTGTTGGTTGGGATTTATTTGAAAGGTTAATTTGTGATCTTAAAGATGCTGGCTTTAGTAAAGTAGATAAATTTGCACTAATAACGGATAGTATGGTATCTGAAATTTATGGTAAAGAATTGTTTGAACAATTGAAAGAAAATCAATTCAATGTTCATTTTATATCATTTCCTGCGGGTGAAATTTCGAAAACTCGTGAAACAAAAATATATATAGAGAATCGTATGATTGAAGAAGGTTTTGGGCGTGATAGTTGTGTTATAGCATTAGGTGGAGGTGTTGTATCTGATATTGCGGGTTTTGTTGCAGGTACTTATGCACGAGGTATTCCTTTCATAAATTATGCTACCACATTACTTGCTGCTGCTGATGCCTCTGTTGGTGGAAAAACTGCTGTTGACACACCTCATGCAACCAATTTAATTGGTTTATTTCACCAACCTGAAAAAGTATATATTGATTTAAGCATGTGGAAAACTCTTTCTAAAAGACATATTTGCAATGGTCTAGTTGAAACAATAAAACATGCAATAATTGCTGATGATCTTTTTTTTAATTACCTTGAAGAAAATATTGATAAAGTTATTACCCTCAATAGAGATACTATCGAATATATTGCATACAAAAATTGTGAAATTAAATATCGCATTGTTCAAGCGGATGAACACGAATCAAATTTAAGGCAAGTACTTAACCTTGGTCATACTATTGGACGAGCACTCGAGGCAATCTGTGATTATAGAATGTATCATGGGGAAGCTGTAGCAGTAGGTTTAGTTCTGCAAGCCAAATTAGCTTTAAAATATGGGTATATTAACTCAACACATCTAAAACGTATAGTTAATCTTTTCAAAAAATTAAATCTACCAGTTTCATTACCATCATATATTAACAAAGATGAATTAGTAAATAAGATCTATACAGATAAAAAAGTTAGAAAAAGTAATATAAAATTTGTTTTCCAAAGCGGGATTGGAAGTATGATGCAGTTTGAAGATGGAGATTACTCAAAAACTATTGAAGAGTCAGAAATATATTCAATAATAGAATAA
- a CDS encoding PQQ-dependent sugar dehydrogenase, translating to MNELLKKSFLIIALTITVNISALDIIKLNISLEYPWGMTWIDPTTMLITQKNGKLFLINTENESKIEIDHNIPLVNVGQGGLLDVISENNDIWLTSTIKKNEKYTTAVYYAKLKGNKLTNLKLLYEVTPYSVNTIHFGSRIELKDDYLYITIGERGEGILAQDGTNSIGSIIKIKKDGTIINNDKNNEHANWLPELFQMGVRNPQGISTDPLTDKIYISNHGPKGGDFIGPVIYGSNYGWNKVAWGGTNYNGTKVGNGKAWEPGFLKPSYTWVPSIGVGGIKFYKGDAFPQWNNQLLVASLKFKYLSVLYREDKKFIKEEIILRDKIGRIRDIEINNRGEIFLIADEQNTFLYKLVP from the coding sequence ATGAATGAATTATTAAAAAAATCCTTCCTGATCATAGCATTAACAATTACAGTAAATATTTCAGCACTTGATATTATAAAATTGAACATTAGTCTAGAGTATCCATGGGGTATGACCTGGATAGATCCAACAACTATGCTGATAACCCAAAAAAATGGGAAATTATTCCTAATAAATACAGAGAATGAATCAAAAATTGAAATTGATCATAATATCCCCTTAGTAAATGTAGGTCAGGGGGGATTATTAGATGTTATTAGTGAGAATAATGATATTTGGCTTACAAGTACAATTAAAAAAAATGAAAAATATACAACTGCTGTATATTACGCAAAGTTAAAAGGAAACAAGTTAACAAATTTAAAATTACTATATGAAGTTACTCCCTATTCTGTAAATACGATACATTTTGGATCTCGCATAGAATTAAAAGATGATTATTTGTACATAACCATTGGTGAGCGAGGAGAAGGAATACTGGCCCAAGATGGAACAAATTCCATTGGTTCCATAATAAAAATAAAGAAAGACGGAACAATTATTAATAACGATAAGAATAATGAGCATGCAAATTGGCTACCAGAGCTATTTCAAATGGGAGTAAGAAATCCTCAGGGAATTAGTACTGATCCATTAACAGATAAAATCTATATATCAAATCATGGGCCTAAGGGGGGAGACTTTATTGGGCCTGTAATCTATGGCTCAAATTATGGCTGGAACAAAGTAGCCTGGGGAGGCACTAATTACAATGGAACAAAGGTTGGAAACGGAAAGGCATGGGAACCAGGATTTTTAAAACCTTCCTATACTTGGGTTCCATCAATTGGGGTAGGGGGTATTAAGTTTTACAAGGGTGATGCATTTCCTCAATGGAATAATCAATTATTAGTAGCTTCTTTAAAATTTAAATATTTATCAGTATTGTATAGAGAAGATAAAAAATTTATTAAAGAGGAAATAATCCTGAGAGATAAGATTGGTCGAATTAGGGATATAGAAATAAATAATAGAGGTGAAATATTCCTAATAGCAGATGAACAAAACACTTTTTTATATAAGTTAGTACCCTAA
- a CDS encoding DJ-1 family glyoxalase III produces MKTVAVLLAPGFEEVEAITPIDFLRRAGIRVIIVGVEASHIVGSRGVSLHADVLLDELPDGVDGLVLPGGMPGATNLSLNDKVLDIIEKYWKENKLVAAICAAPAVVLNKVGLLEGRQFTCYPGFEEGLEGDFSQDSVVVDNNLITSRGPGTAAAFSEKIIEYLLHVDKADNVHQTTLQMW; encoded by the coding sequence ATGAAAACAGTCGCCGTTTTATTAGCTCCCGGTTTTGAAGAAGTGGAGGCTATCACACCAATAGACTTTTTAAGACGTGCAGGCATTCGTGTCATTATCGTTGGTGTAGAAGCTTCCCATATCGTTGGATCCAGAGGCGTATCGTTACATGCTGACGTTTTATTAGATGAATTACCTGATGGTGTCGATGGATTGGTACTTCCCGGAGGTATGCCTGGAGCTACTAATTTGTCTCTTAATGATAAAGTTCTTGATATCATTGAGAAGTATTGGAAGGAGAATAAGCTTGTAGCTGCTATATGCGCAGCTCCCGCTGTTGTCCTTAATAAGGTTGGCCTATTAGAAGGTCGCCAGTTTACTTGTTATCCTGGTTTTGAAGAGGGTCTTGAGGGAGATTTCAGTCAAGATTCTGTGGTGGTTGATAATAATTTGATCACCAGTCGTGGACCAGGAACTGCCGCAGCATTTTCTGAGAAGATTATTGAATATCTTCTCCATGTGGATAAAGCAGATAACGTACATCAAACAACTTTGCAAATGTGGTAA
- a CDS encoding DNA-binding domain-containing protein — protein MNEQVVYYETLKNFVNQDRGYRAKVVIKDHLNPEDIIDRMAAKNTTITRQDALAVISLYEEVIAESLHKGYSLSTGIFRASLGMKGNFSEEGESYDEAKHEAHVTLQVAKGFNQKVTGKIKFHKKRDERRMENLTGILDYGTGERLPDDEGRYSITKGSPFELLGHNMKIYKYEGEYSLVLRDGEGRKLALDIVKVAPGKVTSFVKGDVPEGEYELCYVVRYGTVTREYGSLRVRVL, from the coding sequence ATGAATGAACAAGTTGTGTACTATGAAACTCTTAAGAACTTTGTCAATCAAGACAGAGGTTACCGGGCAAAGGTGGTGATCAAGGATCATCTTAATCCGGAAGATATTATTGATCGGATGGCCGCTAAGAATACCACTATTACCAGGCAGGATGCTTTGGCGGTAATTAGTTTGTATGAAGAGGTGATCGCCGAGTCTTTGCATAAGGGATATTCCTTGTCCACGGGAATTTTCCGGGCTTCCTTGGGGATGAAGGGGAACTTTAGTGAGGAAGGGGAGAGCTATGATGAAGCTAAGCATGAGGCTCATGTGACTCTTCAGGTAGCCAAGGGCTTTAATCAGAAGGTGACAGGGAAGATCAAGTTCCATAAGAAGAGGGATGAGAGGAGAATGGAGAATCTGACTGGGATTCTTGATTATGGGACGGGAGAGCGTCTGCCTGATGATGAGGGGCGCTATTCGATAACGAAGGGGAGTCCTTTTGAGCTGTTGGGGCATAACATGAAGATCTATAAGTATGAGGGGGAGTATTCTTTGGTTTTGAGGGATGGTGAAGGGCGTAAGTTAGCTTTGGATATTGTGAAGGTGGCTCCTGGGAAGGTGACTTCTTTTGTGAAGGGGGATGTTCCGGAAGGGGAGTATGAGCTTTGTTATGTTGTGAGGTATGGCACGGTGACTAGGGAATATGGGTCATTGAGGGTTAGGGTTTTGTGA